The following DNA comes from Paraburkholderia phytofirmans PsJN.
CGCGTCTCGCACCGGACACGCGCGAGCAGGAATTGCGCGACTTCCTCGGCAGCTTCAATTTTTCCGGCGAGATGGCGACGTCGAAAATCGCACCCTTCTCCGGCGGAGAAAAGGCCCGCCTCGCGCTCGCGCTGATCATCTGGCAAAAGCCGAACCTGCTGCTTCTCGACGAACCGACCAACCACCTGGACCTCGAAACGCGTCACGCGCTGACCATGGCGCTCGCGCAGTTCGAGGGCACGCTGATTCTGGTGTCGCACGACCGGCATCTACTGCGCGCCACCACGGATCAATTCATGCTGGTCGCGAAACATCGACTGCAGGAATTCGATGGCGACCTCGACGACTATCGCGACTGGCTGCTCCAGCATGCGGCTGAGCAACGCGCGGCGCTCAAGGCGGGCGCGGCGTCGAGCGGCGCGAATGGCGGTGATGGCGCGGACAACGGCGTGAACCGCAAGGAACAGCGGCGCCTCGAGGCGGAAACGCGTCAGAAGCTTGCGCATCTGAAAAAACCGCTGCAAAGCCGGATCTCGAAGATCGAGAAGGAAATGGACGCGCTCAACGCGGAGAAGGCGACGCTCGATGCGTTCGTCGTCGATCCGGCGAGTTATGAGCCCGAGCAGAAAAGCAAACTGACGGAGGCGATTCGCCGTCAGGCAGATGTGAACGCGCGCCTCGAAGCGCTCGAAGCCGAATGGCTCGAGACTCACGAGGAACTCGAACAAATCGGCTAGCGGCACGCTGTTGCAGGTCCGCGCCGGCATCGACGGGAGCTTGGCTTTGTCATCCACGACATCATCGGTTTCAATGCCAGGGGCGTCGGCTGGGTCATTGGCGACGGGTTCGGCCGGGTCGTCTGCTAACCCGTCGGCGACGGCTTCGGCCGCGTCTCCGGCGGCTGCTTCGGCCGGGGGTTCGGCTGCCGCATCTTCGGGTACCCCTTCGGCCGCATCCTCGGGCACTTCACGGGCCGCATCTTCGGCTACTTCACGGTCCAAGTCTTCGGCCACTTCACCCGCATCGGGCTCGGCCGCTTCGCCGACCGCCTCCGCGCCGCCCGCGCTACAGGGTCTGCGCGTGCTCGACCTCACGCGCCTGCTGCCGGGCCCGGTCGCCGCCTTGCGGCTTGCCGAACTGGGCGCCGACGTGCTGAAGATCGAAGCCCCCGGCGCGGGCGACCCCACCCGCACGATGATGCAATCGTCGAGCGATCGCGTGGCCGGGCGGCCCGGCGCGTTTTACCGGCTGGTGAATCGCGGCAAGCGCGAGACGCGCCTCGACCTCAAGTCCGAAGCGGGACGCAACGTGCTGTGCGCGCTTGCCGCCGAAGCGGACGTGCTGATCGAGAGTTTCCGGCCCGGCGTGATGGAGCGGCTGGGCCTCGGCTACGAAACGCTGCACGCGCTCAATCCGCGGCTGGTTTACTGCGCAATCAGCGGATACGGCGCGAGCGGTCCATTCGTCGACCATGCGGGACACGATCTGAACTACATCGGCTACGCCGGCGTGCTCGATCAACTGGCGGGCCGTGACGGCGCGCCCATCCTGCCGAATTTCCAGATTGCCGACCTGCTCGGCGGCGCGCTGAGCGCGGTCACGCAGATCCTCGCGGCGCTGTGGCATGTTTCGCGCGGCGGCGAGGGCCGCTTCGTCGATGTCTCCATGACACATGTCACTTACGCGCACAACGTGGTGGCTCAGGTATCGCTCGCCAATGATGGCGTGGCGCCCGGCGTCGGCGCCGGGCTGCTGAATGGCGGCGTGCCCTGCTACAACCTGTACCGCACGCTCGATAACCGCTGGCTCGCGGTCGGCGCACTTGAACTGAAGTTCTGGGAAACGCTCTGCATGGCGCTCGACCGGCCCGAGTGGGCCACGCGCCATTGGAGTCTCGGCCAGGCGATCGGCGGCCCGGACGCCGCCGCGCTCACGCAAGAACTCGCCGATGTGATCGGCAAGCGTCCGCTGGAAGAATGGGTTTTGCTGCTGGAGCCGCTCGACTGCTGTGTGTCGCCGGTGCTGACGGCGGCGGAAGCCGCGCGTCATCCGCTGTTCAATCCGCAGGCTTACGAGACGGCGGGCGCGGACGGTGCAGACGAGAAAGACAGGTTGATCACCTAGGGCGCGGGTGAATTGGTTTCGCGGGCCGGCCGGGGCTCATCGGCAAACGGCGTTTGATATGAAGCGCATTTGCTCCCGTTAGCCTGACCGGGCTCACTCGTCGCGTTGGCGGAGTTGCCCACGTCGGACCATTTGCGGCATTGGCCTCAAGTGACATGACCGGCCACTTGGGCACAAAACCGATCACCAACCCCGCACCCGCAAGTGCACGCCCCGGAGCCGTTAGCGCCGCGCGACCGTCTGCCGCGGCAACGTCTGACGCGGTGTCTTTTCGTCGTCGTACAGCACATGCTTGCGGCCTTCCACATGACGGTTGATCGTCGCGCGGACTTCGGCGGGCGTGGCGTCTTCCGCCACCACGCGCCGGGATATCTGCCCCGCCGTGTCGATCCACTCGACAATCCGGCAAGCGCCGCCCCATGGCTGGTGAATAGGCGCGGAGACGCGGCAGCCGCGCACCTGTATCGGCCGTTCGGCTCCGGTTTCATGTGACTGTTTCAAGGCGCGATCCTTTTTCGGGCATCAGAAGGGATGCAAACCCTTGCAGCTTAGGAAAAAGGAATGTCGGGTAGGTTACAGCCAATATGGGGATATTTACCGCCCATTACGGAACGTCGGGCGCCGCCAGGACGCCCGAACCCCGTCTATTCAAGCGTGCGGACCCGGTCGATGGCCTGTTCGATCCGCTCGACCGCAACGACCTGTAAGCCTTCGATCGGCTGTTTCGGCGCATTGGCCTTGGGAATCACCGCAACCGAAAAGCCCAGCTTGGCGGCTTCCTTCAGGCGCTCCTGACCGCGCGGCGACGGCCGGATCTCGCCGGCGAGGCCCACTTCCCCGAACACCACCAGCCCCTTGGGCAGCGGCTTGTTGCGCATGGACGAATGAATCGCGAGCAGCACGGCCAGGTCGGCGGCGGGCTCGGTGATCTTCACGCCGCCCACCGCGTTCAGGAACACGTCCTGATCGAAACACGCAATGCCGGCATGCCGGTGCAGCACCGCCAGCAGCATCGCGAGCCGGTTCTGCTCCAGGCCGACCGCAAGACGGCGCGGATTCGGCGCGTTGGCCGAGTCCACGAGGGCCTGCACTTCGACCAGCAGCGGCCGCGTGCCCTCCTGCGTCACCAGCACGCATGAGCCTGGCACCGACTGCTCGTGCTGCGACAGAAACAGCGCCGACGGATTGGCCACGCCGCGCAAGCCGCGCTCGGTCATGGCGAACACGCCGAGTTCGTTGACCGCGCCGAAGCGGTTCTTGATCGCGCGCACCAGACGATACGAGGAATGCGTGTCGCCCTCGAAGTACAACACCGTGTCGACGATGTGTTCGAGCACGCGCGGCCCGGCCAGCGCGCCTTCCTTGGTCACGTGGCCGACCATGATGATGGTGGTGCCCGACTGCTTGGCAATGCGCGTGAGTTGCGCCGCGCATTCGCGCACCTGGGCGACCGAACCCGGCGCTGAAGTCAGCGCGTCGGAATAGACCGTTTGGATCGAGTCGATCACCGCGACATCGGGCCGCTGCTCGGAGATCGTCGCCTGGATTTTTTCGAGCTGGATTTCCGCCAGCAATTGCAGCTC
Coding sequences within:
- a CDS encoding DUF2866 domain-containing protein gives rise to the protein MKQSHETGAERPIQVRGCRVSAPIHQPWGGACRIVEWIDTAGQISRRVVAEDATPAEVRATINRHVEGRKHVLYDDEKTPRQTLPRQTVARR
- a CDS encoding CaiB/BaiF CoA transferase family protein; amino-acid sequence: MRVLDLTRLLPGPVAALRLAELGADVLKIEAPGAGDPTRTMMQSSSDRVAGRPGAFYRLVNRGKRETRLDLKSEAGRNVLCALAAEADVLIESFRPGVMERLGLGYETLHALNPRLVYCAISGYGASGPFVDHAGHDLNYIGYAGVLDQLAGRDGAPILPNFQIADLLGGALSAVTQILAALWHVSRGGEGRFVDVSMTHVTYAHNVVAQVSLANDGVAPGVGAGLLNGGVPCYNLYRTLDNRWLAVGALELKFWETLCMALDRPEWATRHWSLGQAIGGPDAAALTQELADVIGKRPLEEWVLLLEPLDCCVSPVLTAAEAARHPLFNPQAYETAGADGADEKDRLIT
- the radA gene encoding DNA repair protein RadA; amino-acid sequence: MAKPKTLYICSECGGQSPKWAGQCPSCNAWNTLVESVAEAPSTHRFQALAKSAPVRRLADIEASDVPRFSTGVSEFDRVLGGGLVPGGVVLIGGDPGIGKSTLLLQSLAEIAADKRALYISGEESAAQIALRAQRLSLLEPGSKASELQLLAEIQLEKIQATISEQRPDVAVIDSIQTVYSDALTSAPGSVAQVRECAAQLTRIAKQSGTTIIMVGHVTKEGALAGPRVLEHIVDTVLYFEGDTHSSYRLVRAIKNRFGAVNELGVFAMTERGLRGVANPSALFLSQHEQSVPGSCVLVTQEGTRPLLVEVQALVDSANAPNPRRLAVGLEQNRLAMLLAVLHRHAGIACFDQDVFLNAVGGVKITEPAADLAVLLAIHSSMRNKPLPKGLVVFGEVGLAGEIRPSPRGQERLKEAAKLGFSVAVIPKANAPKQPIEGLQVVAVERIEQAIDRVRTLE